In one window of Brassica rapa cultivar Chiifu-401-42 chromosome A07, CAAS_Brap_v3.01, whole genome shotgun sequence DNA:
- the LOC103832442 gene encoding protein HEADING DATE REPRESSOR 1 isoform X1, protein MEKGAGFEGDNMKKKKTVGDGFVGGFFPVSTTKIAWKSRKRSTSVNSDKALEAAMEATPEKDESTTTTTMETDKSGEPMTTTTPPVLSEKRKALFEPLEPITNLNGKRPTTDADSLLPPPDFESANYPKGWLIGKKRKLVNVDVVESMRRIAVQEMNRKDREIDGLNEQLEEDSRCLEHLQLQLLQERSKRTEIERENTMLKEQVDMLVNMIHQEDEEEVAEEP, encoded by the exons ATGGAGAAAGGCGCTGGATTCGAGGGAGACAatatgaaaaagaagaagacagtTGGTGATGGTTTTGTCGGCGGTTTTTTCCCTGTCTCTACCACCAAGATCGCGTGGAAGTCAAGGAAAAGATCAA CATCTGTGAACTCAGACAAGGCACTGGAGGCTGCTATGGAAGCCACACCAGAGAAGGATgagtcaacaacaacaacaacaatggaAACCGATAAATCTGGGGAACCAATGACCACCACAACGCCTCCTGTTCTGtctgagaaaagaaaagctctgTTTGAGCCACTCGAACCCATCACAAACTTGAACGGAAAGCGACCAACAACAGATGCTGATTCCCTCTTGCCACCGCCAGATTTCGAGTCTGCAAACTATCCTAAAGGCTGGTTGATCGGTAAGAAGAGGAAGCTGGTGAATGTTGATGTGGTTGAGAGCATGCGAAGAATCGCTGTCCAAGAAATGAACCGAAAG GATCGAGAGATAGATGGGTTAAACGAGCAGCTAGAAGAAGACTCGCGCTGCTTAGAGCATCTGCAACTCCAGCTGCTACAAGAGAGAAGCAAGAGAACAGAGATTGAAAGAGAGAACACAATGTTGAAAGAGCAAGTTGATATGCTTGTCAACATGATACAccaagaagacgaagaagaagtaGCAGAAGAACCATAA
- the LOC103832445 gene encoding chaperone protein dnaJ 8, chloroplastic, whose protein sequence is MTIALTIGGNGFSGLPGSSFSSASSSLRFKNSRRKNTKMLNRKGVICSSSSVMDPYKTLRIRPDSSEYEVKQAFRQLAKKYHPDVCRGSNCGVQFQTINEAYDIVLKQIKNQMEGAEEFQPFDVYDEGFNGMNDPDCDTWEEWMGWEGAGTRDYSSHVNPYA, encoded by the exons ATGACTATTGCTTTAACCATCGGAGGAAACGGGTTCTCGGGTCTGCCCGGATCTTCGTTCTCCTCAGCTTCTTCATCGCTTCGTTTTAAGAACAGCAGACGAAAGAACACGAAGATGCTGAACAGGAAAGGAGTTATCTGTTCTTCGTCTTCTGTAATGGATCCATACAAGACCCTCAGGATCCGACCAGATTCGTCTGAATACGAGGTGAAGCAAGCTTTCAGACAACTCGCCAAAAAG TATCATCCTGATGTTTGTAGAGGAAGCAACTGTGGAGTGCAGTTTCAGACAATCAACGAAGCTTACGAT ATTGTGTTGAAGCAAATAAAGAATCAGATGGAGGGAGCAGAGGAGTTTCAGCCATTCGATGTCTATGACGAGGGTTTCAACGGGATGAATGATCCAGATTGTGACACGTGGGAGGAATGGATGGGGTGGGAAGGTGCAGGAACCAGAGACTACTCCTCTCACGTGAATCCTTACGCTTGA
- the LOC103832443 gene encoding lysophospholipid acyltransferase LPEAT1 isoform X1, giving the protein MESELKNMNSNPPTSKEERPLLKSESDVSAAIEELDKKFAPYARTDLYGTMGLGPFPAAEKVKLAVAMVTLVPVRFVLAMTILLLYYLICRVFTLFSSPHREEEEEEEVVQEDYAHMGGWRRSVIVRCGRFLSRVLLFVFGFYWIPERRPDPETICSEEGETDKEEPERPGVIVSNHVSYLDILYHMSASFPSFVAKRSVGKLPLVGLISKCLGCVYVQREAKSPDFKGVSGTVNERVREAHRNKSAPTIMLFPEGTTTNGDYLLTFKTGAFLAGTPVLPVILKYPYERFSAAWDTISGARHVLFLLCQFVNHLEVIRLPVYYPSQEEKDNPKLYASNVRKLMASEGNMILSDLGLGDKRIYHATLNGNLSQLRVFHQKEE; this is encoded by the exons ATGGAATCGGAGCTAAAGAATATGAATTCGAATCCACCGACGAGCAAGGAGGAGCGCCCATTGCTCAAATCGGAATCCGATGTCTCCGCCGCCATTGAAGAGCTCGACAAAAAGTTCGCGCCTTACGCGAGGACGGACTTGTACGGCACGATGGGGTTGGGTCCTTTTCCGGCGGCGGAGAAAGTCAAGCTCGCGGTGGCGATGGTGACGCTTGTGCCCGTTCGGTTTGTTCTGGCGATGACGATCTTGCTTCTGTATTACTTGATATGCAGGGTGTTTACTCTGTTCTCGTCTCCGCATcgtgaagaagaggaagaagaggaagttgTTCAGGAAGATTATGCTCACATGGGAGGGTGGAGACGGAGTGTGATCGTGCGGTGTGGGAGGTTTCTCTCGAGGGTTTTGCTTTTCGTGTTTGGGTTTTATTGGATTCCTGAGAGACGTCCGGATCCTGAAACCATTTGTTCTGAG GAAGGGGAAACCGATAAGGAGGAACCTGAAAGACCTGGGGTCATTGTGTCTAATCACGTTTCGTACCTGGACATTTTGTATCATATGTCTGCTTCTTTCCCTAGTTTTGTTGCCAAG AGATCAGTGGGCAAACTTCCTCTTGTTGGCCTCATCAG CAAGTGCCTTGGTTGCGTCTATGTCCAGCGAGAAGcaaaatcacctgatttcaagGGTGTATCTG GCACAGTAAATGAGAGAGTTAGAGAAGCTCATAGGAATAAATCTGCTCCAACTATTATGCTTTTTCCAG AAGGAACAACCACCAACGGAGACTACTTACTTACATTCAAGACAGGTGCATTTTTGGCCGGAACTCCTGTTCTTcctgttattttaaaatacccGTACGAGCGTTTCAGTGCAGCATGGGATACAATATCCGGA GCACGTCACGTTCTCTTCCTTCTCTGTCAATTTGTAAACCACTTGGAGGTGATACGGTTACCTGTATACTACCCTTCACAAGAAGAGAAAGATAATCCCAAACTATATGCTAGCAATGTCCGGAAACTAATGGCCAGTGAG GGTAACATGATACTGTCGGATTTGGGACTTGGCGATAAAAGGATATATCACGCGACACTCAATGGTAATCTTAGTCAACTCCGTGTTTTCCATCAGAAAGAAGAATAA
- the LOC103832443 gene encoding lysophospholipid acyltransferase LPEAT1 isoform X2: MESELKNMNSNPPTSKEERPLLKSESDVSAAIEELDKKFAPYARTDLYGTMGLGPFPAAEKVKLAVAMVTLVPVRFVLAMTILLLYYLICRVFTLFSSPHREEEEEEEVVQEDYAHMGGWRRSVIVRCGRFLSRVLLFVFGFYWIPERRPDPETICSEEGETDKEEPERPGVIVSNHVSYLDILYHMSASFPSFVAKRSVGKLPLVGLISKCLGCVYVQREAKSPDFKGVSGTVNERVREAHRNKSAPTIMLFPEGTTTNGDYLLTFKTGAFLAGTPVLPVILKYPYERFSAAWDTISGARHVLFLLCQFVNHLEVIRLPVYYPSQEEKDNPKLYASNVRKLMASEGNMILSDLGLGDKRIYHATLNGLFCES, encoded by the exons ATGGAATCGGAGCTAAAGAATATGAATTCGAATCCACCGACGAGCAAGGAGGAGCGCCCATTGCTCAAATCGGAATCCGATGTCTCCGCCGCCATTGAAGAGCTCGACAAAAAGTTCGCGCCTTACGCGAGGACGGACTTGTACGGCACGATGGGGTTGGGTCCTTTTCCGGCGGCGGAGAAAGTCAAGCTCGCGGTGGCGATGGTGACGCTTGTGCCCGTTCGGTTTGTTCTGGCGATGACGATCTTGCTTCTGTATTACTTGATATGCAGGGTGTTTACTCTGTTCTCGTCTCCGCATcgtgaagaagaggaagaagaggaagttgTTCAGGAAGATTATGCTCACATGGGAGGGTGGAGACGGAGTGTGATCGTGCGGTGTGGGAGGTTTCTCTCGAGGGTTTTGCTTTTCGTGTTTGGGTTTTATTGGATTCCTGAGAGACGTCCGGATCCTGAAACCATTTGTTCTGAG GAAGGGGAAACCGATAAGGAGGAACCTGAAAGACCTGGGGTCATTGTGTCTAATCACGTTTCGTACCTGGACATTTTGTATCATATGTCTGCTTCTTTCCCTAGTTTTGTTGCCAAG AGATCAGTGGGCAAACTTCCTCTTGTTGGCCTCATCAG CAAGTGCCTTGGTTGCGTCTATGTCCAGCGAGAAGcaaaatcacctgatttcaagGGTGTATCTG GCACAGTAAATGAGAGAGTTAGAGAAGCTCATAGGAATAAATCTGCTCCAACTATTATGCTTTTTCCAG AAGGAACAACCACCAACGGAGACTACTTACTTACATTCAAGACAGGTGCATTTTTGGCCGGAACTCCTGTTCTTcctgttattttaaaatacccGTACGAGCGTTTCAGTGCAGCATGGGATACAATATCCGGA GCACGTCACGTTCTCTTCCTTCTCTGTCAATTTGTAAACCACTTGGAGGTGATACGGTTACCTGTATACTACCCTTCACAAGAAGAGAAAGATAATCCCAAACTATATGCTAGCAATGTCCGGAAACTAATGGCCAGTGAG GGTAACATGATACTGTCGGATTTGGGACTTGGCGATAAAAGGATATATCACGCGACACTCAATG GTTTGTTTTGCGAAAGCTAA
- the LOC103832444 gene encoding pre-mRNA-splicing factor CWC22 homolog, which produces MGRHDSSSEEEERVRRSDRRRRDRSPDVRRSRMETEEVGRRVRVSDDDDDHKSSRRDLEIGRVADGDDLKSKPDVKERERSRGDKVRAVSSSDEESARLSRKNRREVDSDSDDGRERRVSKGRSKGRVRADTSSDEEEEKHLSKVAEDGQKSRRGLDDEGGDLKDDYESRGRRRSPKGREKHDRERGHRGSRVIADKPSDDEDDDRQNSRRGGRESERMRRDHHASDDDEEGEIRSGRRGKERTDRGNESLLKRDRRERDWSDGHRRDRYRRDDGGRDDKERRHNDRYDDSQRDKLRKEDSRKREEKSEVAKPKLPELNPSDSNAIALGKTGGVYIPPFKLARMMKEVEDKSSVEYQRLTWDALRKSINGLVNKVNASNIKNIIPELFAENLIRGRGLFCRSCMKSQMASPGFTDVFAALVAVINAKFPEVAELLLKRVVLQLKRAYKRNDKPQLLAAVKFIAHLVNQQVAEELIALELVSVLLEVPTDDSVEVAVGFVTECGAMLQDVTPKGLHGIFERFRGILHEGDIDKRVQYLIEGLFAIRKAKFQGHPAVRPELDLVEEKYSHDLSIDDEVNPETSLDVFKPDPDFVENEKKYEALKKELLGEDESEDEDGSDASSDDNDEEEDESDEEDEEQMRIRDETETNLVNLRRTIYLTIMSSVDFEEAGHKLLKIKLEPGQEMELCIMLLECCSQERTYLRYYGLLGQRFCMINKIHQENFEKCFVQQYSMIHRLETNKLRNVAKFFAHLLGTDALPWHVLAYIRLTEEDTTSSSRIFIKILFQELSEHLGIKLLNERLQDPTMQESLESIFPKDNPKNTRFAINFFTSIGLGGITENLREYLKNMPRLIMQQQKQVAESESESSSGSDSSSSESESESSSSSSDESDREKKRKRRRS; this is translated from the exons ATGGGTAGGCACGATAGTTCATCAGAGGAAGAGGAGAGAGTGAGAAGGAGTGATAGGAGAAGAAGAGACAGAAGCCCAGATGTTAGGCGCTCGAGGATGGAGACCGAAGAGGTTGGTCGTCGTGTTAGGGTTTCTGATGACGACGATGACCATAAGAGCTCGCGAAGAGATCTCGAGATTGGTCGTGTCGCAGATGGGGATGACCTTAAGTCGAAGCCAGAtgtgaaagaaagagagagaagccGTGGAGATAAGGTGAGAGCAGTTAGCTCTTCTGATGAGGAATCAGCTCGGCTGTCTAGAAAGAATCGTAGAGAAGTAGACTCTGATTCTGATGATGGTCGTGAGAGGAGGGTGAGTAAAGGAAGAAGTAAGGGTAGAGTTAGAGCTGACACTTCTtctgatgaagaagaggagaagcatCTTTCAAAGGTTGCTGAAGATGGACAAAAGAGTCGTAGGGGTTTGGACGATGAAGGTGGTGATTTGAAGGATGATTATGAAAGCAGAGGAAGGAGGAGAAGCCCCAAAGGCAGGGAGAAGCATGATAGGGAGAGGGGTCATAGGGGTAGTAGGGTCATAGCTGATAAGCCttctgatgatgaagatgatgatagGCAAAATAGCAGGAGAGGTGGGCGAGAAAGCGAGAGGATGCGTAGAGATCATCATGCATCTGATGACGATGAGGAAGGTGAGATTAGGAGCGGGAGAAGAGGGAAAGAGAGGACTGATAGAGGTAATGAAAGTCTCTTGAAGAGGGatcggagagagagagactggTCTGATGGGCATCGTAGGGATAGGTATCGGAGGGACGATGGAGGTAGAGATGATAAGGAGAGGCGACACAATGATAGATATGACGATAGTCAAAGAGACAAGTTGAGAAAGGAAGACAGCAGGAAAAGGGAAGAGAAGAGTGAAGTTGCAAAGCCCAAGTTGCCAGAACTCAATCCATCTGATAGCAATGCTATTGCTTTGGGAAAAACTGGCGGGGTTTATATTCCTCCGTTCAAGCTGGCACGCATGATGAAGGAGGTGGAAGACAAGAGCAGTGTAGAGTATCAACGTCTTACATGGGACGCTCTCCGTAAAAGTATTAACGGGCTGGTGAACAAGGTTAATGCAAGCAACATCAAGAACATAATCCCTGAACTGTTTGCTGAAAACCTCATCAGGGGAAGGGGACTTTTTTGCCGTTCGTGTATGAAGTCTCAAATGGCGTCCCCTGGATTCACGGATGTCTTTGCAGCTTTGGTCGCTGTAATTAACGCCAAATTTCCTGAAGTTGCTGAACTTCTACTGAAGAGGGTCGTGTTGCAGCTAAAGAGAGCGTATAAACGTAATGACAag CCTCAGTTGCTCGCTGCCGTGAAATTCATAGCACATCTAGTAAACCAGCAAGTCGCCGAGGAGCTCATTGCACTTGAATTAGTCAGTGTACTTCTGGAAGTCCCAACTGATGACAGTGTCGAGGTGGCTGTTGGATTTGTGACAGAGTGTGGTGCGATGCTTCAGGACGTTACCCCAAAAGGATTGCACG GGATCTTTGAGCGGTTCCGTGGTATTCTCCACGAGGGAGATATCGATAAGAGAGTTCAGTATTTGATTGAAGGGCTCTTTGCTATTAGGAAAGCGAAGTTTCag GGACACCCGGCAGTTCGTCCGGAGCTAGATCTTGTGGAAGAAAAATATTCGCATGATCTATCTATTGATGACGAAGTAAATCCTGAAACCTCTCTGG ATGTTTTCAAACCTGATCCTGACTTCGTTGAGAACGAAAAGAAATACGAGGCGCTGAAGAAGGAGTTACTTGGTGAGGATGAGTCTGAGGATGAAGATGGCTCTGATGCTAGTTCAGATGATAATGATGAGGAGGAAGATGAgtctgatgaagaagatgaagaacaaaTGAGGATAAGAGATGAGACAGAGACCAATCTTGTTAACCTTAGGAGGACAATATACTTGACCATAATGTCCAGCGTTGATTTTGAGGAAGCAGGTCACAAGTTACTAAAAATTAAACTTGAACCAGGTCAAGAG ATGGAACTATGCATAATGCTCCTTGAGTGTTGCTCTCAGGAGAGAACATATCTGCGCTACTACGGTTTGCTGGGTCAGCGTTTCTGTATGATCAACAAAATTCATCAAGAGAATTTTGAGAAATGTTTTGTTCAGCAGTACTCCATGATCCACAGACTTGAGACGAACAAGCTGCGTAATGTGGCTAAGTTTTTCGCCCATTTACTGGGCACAGATGCACTCCCCTGGCACGTGCTTGCCTACATTCGGCTTACTGAGGAGGACACAACTTCATCGTCCCGTATCTTCATTAAGATCCTTTTCCAG GAATTGTCAGAACACTTGGGGATTAAGCTGCTTAATGAGAGGCTTCAGGATCCAACAATGCAGGAATCACTTGAATCAATCTTCCCTAAAGATAACCCAAAGAACACGAGGTTTGCGATCAACTTCTTTACCTCAATTGGTCTTGGAGGCATCACAGAGAATCTCAGAGAGTACCTGAAGAACATGCCACGCCTCATCATGCAACAACAGAAGCAAGTTGCGGAATCAGAATCAGAATCATCGTCTGGCTCCGACAGTTCTAGTTCCGAGTCTGAATCTGAGTCGTCTTCTTCTAGTTCGGATGAAAGCGacagagagaagaagaggaagcgaAGAAGATCTTAA
- the LOC117126765 gene encoding vacuolar fusion protein CCZ1 homolog B-like, whose amino-acid sequence MVIIDHFSLSCWVMYHIHETLFSPEAACEVKEAERHSDVFHEAEPDVWMVMIVEKNKEIEAIWRIDALHKVQKAYPIAFVSIITHCLNGTAAVHFSMD is encoded by the exons ATGGTGATCATTGATCATTTTTCATTAAGCTGTTGGGTTATGTATCACATTCACGAG ACTCTTTTCTCCCCGGAAGCAGCTTGTGAGGTAAAAGAAGCAGAGAGACACTCTGATGTTTTCCATGAGGCCGAGCCTGATGTATGGATGGTCATG ATAGTAGAGAAAAATAAGGAGATTGAAGCCATATGGAGGATTGATGCATTGCACAAGGTGCAAAAAGCTTATCCGATCGCATTTGTATCCATTATCACACACTGTTTAAATG GTACTGCAGCGGTGCATTTCTCCATGGATTAA
- the LOC103832439 gene encoding aspartyl protease family protein At5g10770 — translation MSKKATFLPLNLSLSPFLLLLLYLLTLSAVVVHGVQEKKILSVHNNIWSLTKSNEPSSSCLSHNLAKGRESSSTTLGMKHRGLCSGKTIDWGKKLRRALTLDNLRVQSLQLRIKSMSSTTTDSISETQLPLTSGVKLETLNYIITVELGGKNMTLIVDTGSDLTWVQCQPCKSCYNQQGPLYDPSVSSSYKTVLCNSSTCQDLVAATSNLDRCGGSNGVEKTTCDYVVSYGDGSYTRGDLGSESIQLGDTKVENFVFGCGRSNKGLFGGASGLMGLGRSSVSLVYQTMKTFNGVFSYCLPSLEDGASGSLSFGDYKNSTSVSYTPLVQNPQLRSFYILNLTGATIGGVELESPSFGRGIIIDSGTVITRLPPSIYKAVKTEFLKQFTGFSSAPGYSILDTCFNLTSYEDVSIPTIKMIFQGDAVLEVDVTGVFYYVNPDASLVCLAFASLSYENEVGIIGNYQQKNQRVIYDTKQEKLGIAGENCSI, via the exons ATGTCGAAGAAAGCAACTTTTCTGCCATTGaatctctcactttctcctttccttcttcttcttctttatcttcttACGTTGTCTGCTGTAGTTGTTCATGGCGTCCAAGAGAAAAAGATTCTCAGTGTACACAACAACATTTGGTCTCTCACCAAATCAAACGAACCTTCCAGTTCATGTCTCTCTCACAATCttg CAAAAGGAAGAGAATCATCATCCACTACACTGGGGATGAAACATAGGGGTCTTTGCTCAGGAAAGACTATAGATTGGGGTAAGAAACTGAGAAGAGCCTTAACTCTTGACAACCTTCGAGTCCAATCACTTCAACTCAGAATCAAATCCATGAGCTCAACCACAACAGACTCCATTTCAGAAACTCAGCTTCCACTAACCTCAGGGGTGAAACTTGAGACACTGAACTACATCATCACAGTTGAACTAGGAGGTAAAAACATGACTTTGATAGTTGACACTGGGAGTGACTTGACTTGGGTCCAATGCCAGCCTTGCAAGTCATGTTACAACCAACAAGGTCCTTTGTATGACCCATCAGTCTCATCTTCCTACAAGACAGTTCTCTGCAACTCATCCACTTGTCAAGACCTTGTAGCAGCTACCAGTAACCTGGACCGTTGTGGAGGCAGCAATGGTGTTGAAAAGACAACTTGTGACTATGTAGTCAGCTATGGGGATGGATCATACACTCGAGGAGACTTGGGAAGCGAGAGTATCCAGTTAGGCGACACGAAAGTGGAAAACTTTGTCTTTGGTTGTGGCAGAAGCAACAAAGGTCTGTTTGGAGGAGCTTCTGGTCTAATGGGTTTAGGAAGAAGCTCAGTTTCTTTAGTCTATCAAACCATGAAAACTTTCAACGGAGTTTTCTCATACTGCTTACCTTCTCTAGAAGATGGAGCTTCTGGCTCATTGTCTTTCGGTGACTACAAGAACTCAACTTCAGTCTCCTACACTCCTTTAGTACAAAACCCTCAGCTTCGTTCCTTTTACATTCTGAACCTCACCGGTGCCACCATTGGTGGTGTGGAGCTTGAATCTCCAAGCTTTGGTAGAGGGATTATAATTGATTCAGGAACGGTTATCACTAGACTACCACCTTCTATTTACAAAGCTGTGAAGACAGAGTTTCTGAAACAGTTTACTGGGTTTTCTTCAGCTCCTGGCTATTCAATCTTAGACACTTGCTTTAACCTCACAAGCTATGAAGATGTAAGCATTCCCACTATCAAAATGATCTTCCAAGGTGACGCTGTGCTTGAAGTGGATGTCACTGGTGTGTTCTACTATGTCAATCCTGACGCATCTCTAGTCTGCTTGGCCTTTGCAAGTCTGTCATATGAAAATGAAGTCGGTATCATCGGAAACTACCAGCAGAAAAACCAGAGAGTAATATATGATACCAAACAAGAGAAGCTTGGCATTGCAGGAGAAAACTGCAGTATCTGA
- the LOC103832440 gene encoding probable folate-biopterin transporter 3, translated as MANRSEETEHDAVSRRSNQGGMILDLMLKRPIRWLRMLVEELHWSFFFGVIVVYGVSQGLGKGLSKVSTQYYFKDEQMIQPSEAQVYVGLIQVPWIIKPVWGLLTDVVPVLGYRRRPYFIFAGVLSMVSMMVLSLHKNLQLGLALSCLVAGSAGVAIADVTIDACVTQLSISHPTLAADMQSLCGMSSSIGSLVGFSLSGVLVHLFGSKGVYGLLGMTAGLIVVVGLILKESPSRSPGGKHVNEKFIDAGSAIWKTFQYGEVWRPCLFMLLSAAVSLHIHEGMFYWYTDSKDGPSFSKEAVGSIMSFGAIGSLVGILLYQNFLKNFPFRNVVFWALSLSVLSGFLDLILVLRINLKLGVPDYFFIVVDEFVSHMISRIKWLPLLVLSSKLCPAGMEGTFFALLMSIEHVGHLLSSWGGGVLLHALKVTRTQFDNLWLVIVIRSLLRVVPIGLVFLIPNVDPSSTILPADMLMHRRSEDVVETDKIEMTALLSNEA; from the exons ATGGCGAACCGATCAGAGGAAACAGAGCACGACGCCGTTTCGAGGCGAAGTAACCAAGGAGGAATGATCTTAGATCTAATGTTGAAAAGACCTATACGGTGGCTAAGAATGCTCGTCGAAGAGCTTCACTGGAGCTTCTTCTTCGGCGTGATCGTCGTCTACGGCGTAAGCCAAGGGCTGGGCAAAGGTCTCAGCAAAGTCAGCACGCAGTACTACTTCAAAGACGAGCAGATGATACAGCCTTCTGAAGCTCAGGTCTACGTTGGTTTGATTCAGGTTCCTTGGATCATTAAACCGGTTTGGGGTCTGTTGACCGATGTTGTACCGGTTCTTGGTTACAGGAGACGACCTTATTTCATATTCGCTG GTGTTCTTAGTATGGTGTCTATGATGGTGTTATCTCTGCACAAGAATCTGCAGCTTGGACTGGCGTTGTCCTGTCTTGTGGCGGGAAGTGCTGGAGTTGCTATAGCTGATGTGACTATTGATGCTTGTGTAACACAGCTTAGTATAAGCCATCCTACGCTTGCTGCAGATATGCAGAGTCTGTGTGGTATGAGTTCGTCTATTGGATCCTTGGTTGGTTTCTCCCTTAGTGGCGTTTTGGTTCACTTGTTTGGGTCCAAG GGTGTGTATGGTTTACTCGGTATGACTGCAGGATTGATTGTTGTGGTTGGGTTGATTTTGAAAGAATCTCCTTCTCGTAGTCCAGGTGGCAAGCAT GTGAATGAGAAGTTTATAGATGCCGGAAGTGCAATATGGAAAACCTTTCAGTATGGGGAGGTGTGGCGCCCATGCTTGTTCATGTTGTTGTCAGCTGCAGTGAGCTTGCACATTCATGAAGGCATGTTCTATTGGTACACTGATTCAAAGGATGGGCCTTCCTTCTCTAAG GAAGCAGTTGGATCCATTATGTCTTTCGGTGCAATCGGCTCACTCGTGGGGATACTTCTTTATCAGAACTTTCTGAAGAACTTCCCTTTCAGGAATGTAGTTTTCTGGGCACTTTCCCTATCTGTCCTGTCAGGGTTTCTGGACTTGATCCTGGTGCTGCGGATAAATCTGAAGCTAGGTGTTCCTGATTACTTCTTCATTGTGGTAGATGAGTTTGTTTCTCACATGATCAGTAGAATCAAGTGGCTACCCTTACTTGTCCTTAGCTCCAAGCTCTGCCCTGCTGGTATGGAAGGCACATTCTTTGCTCTGCTCATGTCTATTGAACATGTAGGACACCTGTTGTCCTCATGGGGTGGAGGAGTATTGCTACACGCCTTGAAAGTGACACGTACTCAGTTTGATAATCTCTGGTTGGTTATTGTGATCAGGAGTTTATTGAGGGTAGTTCCAATTGGTTTGGTCTTTTTGATACCAAACGTTGATCCCAGCTCAACTATTCTTCCGGCTGATATGTTAATGCACAGAAGAAGTGAAGATGTGGTAGAAACTGACAAGATAGAGATGACTGCTCTCTTAAGTAATGAAGCTTGA
- the LOC103832442 gene encoding protein HEADING DATE REPRESSOR 1 isoform X3, with translation MEKGAGFEGDNMKKKKTVGDGFVGGFFPVSTTKIAWKSRKRSTSVNSDKALEAAMEATPEKDESTTTTTMETDKSGEPMTTTTPPVLSEKRKALFEPLEPITNLNGKRPTTDADSLLPPPDFESANYPKGWLIGSRDRWVKRAARRRLALLRASATPAATREKQENRD, from the exons ATGGAGAAAGGCGCTGGATTCGAGGGAGACAatatgaaaaagaagaagacagtTGGTGATGGTTTTGTCGGCGGTTTTTTCCCTGTCTCTACCACCAAGATCGCGTGGAAGTCAAGGAAAAGATCAA CATCTGTGAACTCAGACAAGGCACTGGAGGCTGCTATGGAAGCCACACCAGAGAAGGATgagtcaacaacaacaacaacaatggaAACCGATAAATCTGGGGAACCAATGACCACCACAACGCCTCCTGTTCTGtctgagaaaagaaaagctctgTTTGAGCCACTCGAACCCATCACAAACTTGAACGGAAAGCGACCAACAACAGATGCTGATTCCCTCTTGCCACCGCCAGATTTCGAGTCTGCAAACTATCCTAAAGGCTGGTTGATCG GATCGAGAGATAGATGGGTTAAACGAGCAGCTAGAAGAAGACTCGCGCTGCTTAGAGCATCTGCAACTCCAGCTGCTACAAGAGAGAAGCAAGAGAACAGAGATTGA
- the LOC103832442 gene encoding protein HEADING DATE REPRESSOR 1 isoform X2, translating into MEKGAGFEGDNMKKKKTVGDGFVGGFFPVSTTKIAWKSRKRSNKALEAAMEATPEKDESTTTTTMETDKSGEPMTTTTPPVLSEKRKALFEPLEPITNLNGKRPTTDADSLLPPPDFESANYPKGWLIGKKRKLVNVDVVESMRRIAVQEMNRKDREIDGLNEQLEEDSRCLEHLQLQLLQERSKRTEIERENTMLKEQVDMLVNMIHQEDEEEVAEEP; encoded by the exons ATGGAGAAAGGCGCTGGATTCGAGGGAGACAatatgaaaaagaagaagacagtTGGTGATGGTTTTGTCGGCGGTTTTTTCCCTGTCTCTACCACCAAGATCGCGTGGAAGTCAAGGAAAAGATCAA ACAAGGCACTGGAGGCTGCTATGGAAGCCACACCAGAGAAGGATgagtcaacaacaacaacaacaatggaAACCGATAAATCTGGGGAACCAATGACCACCACAACGCCTCCTGTTCTGtctgagaaaagaaaagctctgTTTGAGCCACTCGAACCCATCACAAACTTGAACGGAAAGCGACCAACAACAGATGCTGATTCCCTCTTGCCACCGCCAGATTTCGAGTCTGCAAACTATCCTAAAGGCTGGTTGATCGGTAAGAAGAGGAAGCTGGTGAATGTTGATGTGGTTGAGAGCATGCGAAGAATCGCTGTCCAAGAAATGAACCGAAAG GATCGAGAGATAGATGGGTTAAACGAGCAGCTAGAAGAAGACTCGCGCTGCTTAGAGCATCTGCAACTCCAGCTGCTACAAGAGAGAAGCAAGAGAACAGAGATTGAAAGAGAGAACACAATGTTGAAAGAGCAAGTTGATATGCTTGTCAACATGATACAccaagaagacgaagaagaagtaGCAGAAGAACCATAA